The Quercus robur chromosome 7, dhQueRobu3.1, whole genome shotgun sequence genome has a segment encoding these proteins:
- the LOC126692413 gene encoding uncharacterized protein LOC126692413: protein MEILYGAMSNGERKLTVREFLHCYRPDEISGSRGMYSFASRSSLLKVIFETPDSNRDWKSRYFFLEGDRWMNHPGETEYMPVDTTWAVINQTRRRRPQVSLEEFSFLEKICRKTTPEERTWAKLVNPRTIHWYCDGPEPTQEAIRYDERVHKQMDDAKRRALIKSQAVKKRESGEVVPKVSASAPKRKPTSKSDRPFKQPKVSLEPVVGLMAEGVKTVTPAKKGTGKGLMTAPEGKQERPPSLLRDDSKYALEKLSSIITAEDYEDLGNHSTEAMGETGLFSVAQSLVMMKGLLDRCLNRESTLDRVRAKAQQTEEELGQLQRWRSKMEKKLELSEQARKELEEKTATSLTVIENKEAEIKQLKEDLRQAKVAAVEEYRCSESCLSELSDSFLQGFDDSLRQVKKAYPELDLTMVKLEDQAQTSALPVASENTEDLFGDGAAQGDGESAPSKDVPVAEEKKD, encoded by the exons atggagattctttacggtgcaatgtcgaacggggaaaggaaattgacggtccgtgaatttcttcactgttaccgtccagacgagatttccggatcaagggggatgtacagttttgctagtcggagctccttgttgaaggtgatttttgagaccccagactcaaatagagactggaagagtcggtacttcttcctggagggtgacagatggatgaaccatccaggggagacggagtacatgcccgtcgacacaacttgggcagtAATAAATCAGACAC gtagacggcgcccacaagtcagccttgaggagtttagtttccttgaaaagatttgcaggaaaactacgccggaggaaaggacttgggctaagttggtgaacccaaggaccatacattggtactgtgacggtcctgagcccacccaagaagCAATTAGATACGACGAACGAGTTCATAAAC agatggatgacgcaaaaaggagagctttgatcaaatcccaagccgtcaagaagagggaatccggcgaggtgGTTCCTAAGGTGTCGGCTTCAGCACCTAAGAGGAAACCAACATCAAAATCTGACCGTCCGTTTAAGCAACCAAAAGTCTCACTTGAGCCCGTGGTTGGTTTGATGGCAGAGGGTGtcaagaccgtcaccccagctaAGAAGGGGACGGGTAAAGGACTGATGACGGCCCCAGagggtaagcaagagagacctccttcccttctccgtgatgactccaagtatgcattggagaagctgtcgtccatcatcacggcagaagactatgaagacctgggaaaccattcgacggaggccatgggggagacgggcctcttctccgtcgctcag tccttggtcatgatgaagggactacttgaccggtgtctcaaccgtgagagtaccttggaccgggtgcgcgcgaaggcgcagcagacggaggaagagctcggacaactTCAGAGATGGAggtccaagatggagaagaagctggagctttctgagcAGGCGAGGAAGGAGCTGGAGGAAAAGACGGCCACTTCGCTGACGGTCATAGAGAATAAAGAGGCTGAGATCAAACAACTCAAAGAAGATCTCCGTCAGGCTAAAGTGGCAGCCGTCGAGGAATACCGATGCTCGGAGTCCTGTTTGAGCGAGCTGTCGGATTCCTTCCTCCAAGGCTTCGATGATTCcctccgtcaagtcaagaaggcttatccagagctggacttgacaatggtcaaacttgaggaccaagcccagacttctgccctccccgtcgcctccgaaAACACGGAGGACCTTTTTGGCGACGGTGCTGCTCAAGGAGACGGAGAGTCCGccccgtcgaaggatgtcccagttgctgaagaaaagaaagattga